One genomic region from Rosa rugosa chromosome 1, drRosRugo1.1, whole genome shotgun sequence encodes:
- the LOC133724751 gene encoding transcription factor MYBC1, with protein sequence MREDDSNWFSRWEEQLPSPEELMPLSQTLISPDLALAFDIRSNPNPNPNPNPNPITNTNTTSSPQHAPTPPPPPVSSLPPATPTHPNSSADFADSADLGSGGGGGGAPGDEPARTLKRPRLVWTPQLHKRFVDAVAHLGIKNAVPKTIMQLMSVDGLTRENVASHLQKYRLYLKRMQGLSAGTGGGGGGGGGSADPATDHLFASSPVPAHFLHPGRPNSDHFLPFVPVALQHHHQQQQQQQHMAAAAAAAATHPQMQQTPQYHHHRQPQVGHFGSPPNPNGQFEHPFLARQSQAVHRMGAPIHSPAVPGYIEDMESANATGRKVLTLFPTGDD encoded by the coding sequence ATGAGGGAAGACGACTCCAATTGGTTCTCAAGATGGGAAGAACAACTCCCATCTCCTGAGGAGCTTATGCCCTTGTCCCAAACCCTAATAAGTCCTGATCTTGCTCTGGCTTTTGACATCAGATCAAACCCCAATCctaatcccaatcccaatcccaatcccattACCAATACCAATACCACCAGTAGCCCACAGCACGCGCCCACACCTCCACCCCCACCGGTCAGTTCTTTGCCTCCTGCTACCCCGACCCACCCCAACTCCTCTGCTGATTTTGCCGATTCTGCTGACTTGGGCtccggcggaggaggaggaggtgcgCCCGGCGATGAGCCGGCCCGCACCCTTAAGCGGCCTCGCCTGGTGTGGACCCCACAGCTCCACAAGCGCTTTGTGGATGCCGTCGCCCACTTGGGGATCAAGAATGCCGTCCCCAAGACCATAATGCAGCTGATGAGTGTGGATGGGTTGACTAGGGAGAATGTTGCCAGCCATTTGCAGAAGTACCGCCTTTATCTCAAACGAATGCAGGGATTATCTGCTGGGactggtggtggcggcggcggcggtggaggttCCGCTGATCCTGCCACTGACCATTTATTTGCCAGCTCACCAGTTCCAGCTCATTTCTTACACCCAGGAAGGCCCAATTCCGACCATTTCCTGCCGTTTGTTCCGGTGGCTCTGCAGCATCAccatcagcagcagcagcagcagcagcacatGGCAGCAGCTGCCGCCGCAGCTGCCACCCATCCGCAGATGCAGCAGACTCCTCAGTATCACCATCACAGGCAGCCGCAGGTGGGGCATTTTGGCTCTCCACCAAATCCAAATGGGCAATTTGAACATCCATTCCTGGCGAGGCAGTCACAGGCAGTGCATAGGATGGGGGCACCAATTCACAGTCCAGCTGTGCCAGGGTATATTGAGGACATGGAATCAGCTAATGCAACTGGCAGGAAAGTTCTTACTCTTTTTCCTACTGGGGATGATTGA